Proteins encoded by one window of Lycium barbarum isolate Lr01 chromosome 11, ASM1917538v2, whole genome shotgun sequence:
- the LOC132617988 gene encoding F-box protein SKIP27-like → MALVNNCENLGLGIVRSTSFGRKRVTLSNTVDVDFISTTPTKKICSQNSFSANEKSPLEALPKDILIRIVCGVDHDDLKKLFHVSRAFREVSLIAKGWHFDFSTPRKTLPFRNALEVEELGDTDEVEEAPNAPMQSKIARSRLSRKKLADISVALFALDD, encoded by the exons atggCATTAGTGAACAATTGTGAAAATTTGGGGTTAGGCATTGTGAGGAGTACCTCGTTTGGACGAAAAAGAGTCACTTTATCGAATACAGTAGATGTCGATTTCATTTCAACAACACCTACGAAGAAAATTTGCAGCCAGAACTCGTTTTCTGCGAATGAGAAATCTCCTCTTGAAGCCCTGCCTAAAGATATCTTG ATAAGAATAGTGTGTGGAGTTGATCATGATGATTTAAAGAAACTATTCCATGTATCAAGGGCATTTAGAGAAGTG TCCCTGATTGCAAAAGGATGGCATTTTGATTTTAGTACACCCCGAAAGACGCTTCCATTTCGGAATGCTCTTGAGGTGGAGGAGTTAGGAGATACCGATGAGGTAGAAGAAGCGCCAAATGCTCCGATGCAATCGAAGATTGCAAGGTCTCGATTGAGCAGGAAGAAGCTGGCTGACATCTCGGTAGCCTTGTTTGCCTTGGACGATTAA